The following are from one region of the Streptomyces decoyicus genome:
- a CDS encoding Rv3235 family protein codes for MTGTNDTTAHTTPALTGHRTPSATPGISGPTTRPAPPTAARTTRPATPTPPADTTDIHGPRTRPTEAPAGAPAEAATVPRPRRSPADRRPLGSAGSGPGSTRRSPGPGGRGPGSAGRGPTRTAPSVPRQGRPAQPPVAREGRPTARAAAASRRPGTGTPATPVTAAGVPLPTAGAQRRAHESRPHHWFARQLVLALSGQRPVHALLGHALPAAYDRLAELAPQAPLRPVSGPGRRGPAPVVRDCGLCRPRRGVIEAFARIAADGRLRALAFRLELGADSRWRCAALDIGPSPAVRGPVVP; via the coding sequence ATGACCGGCACGAACGACACCACCGCGCACACCACACCCGCCCTCACCGGGCACCGCACTCCATCCGCCACCCCCGGCATCAGCGGACCCACCACGCGCCCCGCCCCGCCCACCGCCGCACGCACCACACGCCCCGCCACGCCCACCCCGCCCGCCGACACCACGGACATCCACGGCCCGCGTACGCGCCCCACAGAAGCACCGGCAGGGGCACCGGCAGAGGCCGCCACCGTCCCCCGGCCCCGTCGGTCCCCCGCCGACCGCCGGCCCCTCGGCTCCGCCGGGAGCGGCCCCGGCTCGACCCGCCGGAGCCCCGGTCCGGGCGGTCGCGGCCCCGGCTCCGCCGGCCGCGGCCCCACTCGTACCGCCCCGTCCGTCCCGCGCCAGGGCCGCCCCGCCCAGCCACCCGTTGCACGCGAGGGCCGCCCCACCGCCCGGGCCGCCGCAGCCAGCCGGCGGCCCGGCACCGGCACCCCGGCCACGCCCGTCACCGCGGCCGGCGTCCCCCTGCCCACGGCCGGGGCGCAGCGCCGGGCGCACGAGAGCCGGCCGCATCACTGGTTCGCCCGTCAACTGGTGCTCGCGCTCAGCGGCCAGCGCCCCGTACACGCCCTGCTGGGTCATGCGCTGCCCGCCGCGTACGACCGGCTGGCGGAGCTCGCCCCGCAGGCGCCGCTGCGGCCGGTCAGCGGTCCCGGCCGGCGCGGGCCCGCCCCCGTCGTGCGCGACTGCGGACTGTGCCGGCCGCGCCGCGGCGTCATCGAGGCCTTCGCCCGGATCGCGGCGGACGGACGGCTGCGGGCCCTGGCCTTCCGGCTGGAGCTGGGCGCCGACTCCCGGTGGCGCTGCGCCGCCCTCGACATCGGCCCGTCCCCGGCCGTCCGGGGCCCGGTGGTCCCCTGA
- the secA gene encoding preprotein translocase subunit SecA — protein MSVLTKIMRAGEGKILRKLHRIAGQVNSIEEDFAALSDAELRALTDEYKERYANGESLDDLLPEAFATVREAARRVLGQRPYDVQLMGGAALHMGYVAEMKTGEGKTLVGTLPTYLNALSGKGVHLITVNDYLAERDSEMMGRVHKFLGLTVGCILADMTPAQRREQYNCDITYGTNNEFGFDYLRDNMAWSQDELVQRGHNFAVVDEVDSILVDEARTPLIISGPADSATKWYGDFAKLVRRLKRGEAANPQRGIEETGDYDVDEKKRTVGIHESGVSKVEDWLGIDNLYESVNTPLVGYLNNAIKAKELFKNDKDYVVIDGEVMIVDEHTGRILAGRRYNEGMHQAIEAKEGVEIKDENQTLATITLQNFFRLYDKLSGMTGTAMTEAAEFHQIYKLGVVPIPTNRPMVRMDQADLIYRTETAKFDAVVEDIVEKHGKGQPILVGTTSVEKSEYLSQQLNKRGVAHEVLNAKQHDREAPIIAQAGRRGAVTVATNMAGRGTDIKLGGNPDDLAEAELRQRGLDPVEHVEEWAAALPAALERAEAAVKAEFEEVKELGGLYVLGTERHESRRIDNQLRGRSGRQGDPGESRFYLSLGDDLMRLFKAQMVERVMAMANVPDDVPIENKMVTRAIASAQSQVEQQNFETRKNVLKYDEVLNRQREVIYGERRRVLEGEDLQDQVKHFMEDTIDAYIQAETVEGFAEEWDLDRLWGAFKQLYPVKVTVEELEDEAGDRAGITADFIADAIKDDIHEQYAAREEQLGSDIMRELERRVVLSVLDRKWREHLYEMDYLQEGIGLRAMAQKDPLVEYQREGFDMFTAMMEGIKEESVGYLFNLEVQVEQQVEEVPVQEAAEPASLDKDVVPAGAGRPEIHAKGLEAPQRPDRLHFSAPKVDGDGSVIEGDFISDEEAGPARSEADGLTRAERRKAQKSSGRRRKK, from the coding sequence GTGTCCGTCTTGACGAAGATCATGCGTGCAGGCGAAGGAAAGATCCTGCGCAAACTGCACCGCATCGCGGGCCAGGTCAACTCCATCGAGGAGGATTTCGCGGCTCTCTCCGACGCTGAGCTGCGGGCGCTCACGGATGAGTACAAAGAGCGCTACGCCAACGGCGAGAGCCTCGATGACCTGCTGCCCGAGGCGTTCGCCACGGTCCGTGAGGCCGCCCGGCGGGTGCTCGGCCAGCGCCCCTACGACGTCCAGCTGATGGGCGGCGCGGCCCTTCACATGGGCTACGTCGCCGAGATGAAGACCGGTGAGGGCAAGACCCTCGTCGGTACCCTCCCGACGTACCTCAACGCGCTGTCCGGCAAGGGCGTCCACCTGATCACGGTGAACGACTACCTGGCCGAGCGCGACTCGGAGATGATGGGCCGTGTCCACAAGTTCCTGGGCCTGACGGTCGGTTGCATCCTCGCCGATATGACGCCGGCCCAGCGCCGTGAGCAGTACAACTGCGACATCACCTACGGCACGAACAACGAGTTCGGCTTCGACTACCTGCGCGACAACATGGCCTGGTCGCAGGACGAACTCGTCCAGCGGGGCCATAACTTCGCGGTCGTCGACGAGGTCGACTCGATCCTCGTCGACGAGGCCCGTACGCCGCTGATCATCTCCGGCCCGGCGGACTCGGCCACCAAGTGGTACGGCGACTTCGCCAAGTTGGTGCGCCGTCTGAAGCGGGGCGAGGCCGCCAACCCGCAGCGCGGCATCGAGGAGACCGGCGACTACGACGTCGACGAGAAGAAGCGCACCGTCGGCATCCACGAGTCCGGTGTCAGCAAGGTCGAGGACTGGCTGGGCATCGACAACCTGTACGAGTCGGTGAACACCCCGCTCGTTGGTTACCTCAACAACGCGATCAAGGCCAAGGAGCTCTTCAAGAACGACAAGGACTACGTCGTCATCGACGGCGAAGTCATGATCGTCGACGAGCACACCGGCCGTATCCTCGCAGGCCGCCGCTACAACGAGGGCATGCACCAGGCCATCGAGGCGAAGGAAGGGGTGGAGATCAAGGACGAGAACCAGACGCTCGCCACGATCACCCTCCAGAACTTCTTCCGCCTCTACGACAAGCTCTCCGGCATGACCGGTACGGCCATGACCGAGGCCGCCGAGTTCCACCAGATCTACAAGCTCGGCGTCGTCCCGATCCCGACGAACCGCCCGATGGTCCGTATGGACCAGGCGGACCTGATCTACCGCACCGAGACCGCGAAGTTCGACGCGGTCGTCGAGGACATCGTCGAGAAGCACGGGAAGGGCCAGCCGATCCTGGTCGGCACCACCTCGGTCGAGAAGTCCGAGTACCTCTCCCAGCAGCTCAACAAGCGCGGCGTCGCCCACGAGGTGCTCAACGCCAAGCAGCACGACCGTGAGGCGCCGATCATCGCGCAGGCCGGACGCAGGGGCGCGGTGACGGTCGCCACGAACATGGCCGGCCGTGGTACGGACATCAAGCTCGGCGGCAACCCCGACGACCTCGCCGAGGCGGAGCTGCGCCAGCGCGGCCTGGACCCGGTCGAGCACGTCGAGGAGTGGGCGGCTGCGCTGCCCGCGGCCCTGGAGCGCGCCGAGGCCGCGGTCAAGGCGGAGTTCGAGGAGGTCAAGGAGCTCGGCGGGCTCTACGTGCTGGGCACCGAGCGGCATGAGTCGCGGCGGATCGACAACCAGCTGCGTGGTCGTTCCGGCCGTCAGGGCGACCCCGGCGAGTCGCGGTTCTACCTGTCCCTCGGTGACGACCTGATGCGGCTGTTCAAGGCGCAGATGGTCGAGCGGGTCATGGCGATGGCCAATGTCCCCGACGATGTGCCGATCGAGAACAAGATGGTGACGCGGGCGATCGCCTCCGCCCAGTCGCAGGTCGAGCAGCAGAACTTCGAGACGCGGAAGAACGTCCTGAAGTACGACGAGGTGCTCAACCGCCAGCGTGAGGTCATCTACGGCGAGCGCCGGCGTGTCCTGGAGGGCGAGGACCTGCAAGACCAGGTCAAGCACTTCATGGAGGACACCATCGACGCCTACATCCAGGCGGAGACGGTCGAGGGCTTCGCCGAGGAGTGGGACCTGGACCGCCTGTGGGGCGCGTTCAAGCAGCTCTACCCGGTCAAGGTGACGGTCGAGGAGCTGGAGGACGAGGCCGGCGACCGTGCGGGCATCACCGCCGATTTCATCGCCGACGCCATCAAGGACGACATCCACGAGCAGTACGCCGCCCGCGAGGAGCAGCTCGGCTCGGACATCATGCGGGAGCTGGAGCGCCGGGTCGTGCTGTCCGTCCTGGACCGCAAGTGGCGTGAGCACCTCTACGAGATGGACTACCTCCAGGAGGGCATCGGCCTGCGGGCGATGGCCCAGAAGGACCCGCTGGTCGAGTACCAGCGCGAGGGCTTCGACATGTTCACCGCGATGATGGAGGGCATCAAGGAGGAGTCCGTCGGCTACCTGTTCAACCTGGAGGTCCAGGTCGAGCAGCAGGTCGAGGAGGTCCCGGTGCAGGAAGCGGCGGAGCCGGCCTCGCTGGACAAGGACGTGGTGCCCGCCGGTGCGGGGCGTCCGGAGATCCACGCCAAGGGCCTGGAGGCGCCGCAGCGGCCGGACCGGCTGCACTTCTCCGCTCCCAAGGTGGACGGCGACGGCAGCGTCATCGAGGGCGACTTCATCAGCGACGAGGAGGCCGGGCCGGCCCGTTCCGAGGCGGACGGCCTGACCCGTGCCGAGCGGCGCAAGGCCCAGAAGAGCAGCGGGCGTCGCCGCAAGAAGTAA
- a CDS encoding GNAT family N-acetyltransferase, which yields MKPVTLATERLVLRPFEPSDAPAVHTACQDPDILRWTSVPSPYGMKDAERFVGAVVPDGWRDDTTYNFALVSRADGSLVGAMGLVRLAQLHTPERQAELGYWTAEEHRGRGHTVEAGRAVVHWAFRDLGVERLEWHAEAGNEGSRAVARKLGFHMEGTLRAKVVREGIRRDAWIGSLLPSDVPGRTASSGAAGTPVPDTTPYLPYPG from the coding sequence ATGAAGCCCGTCACCCTCGCCACCGAGCGCCTCGTGCTGCGTCCCTTCGAGCCCTCCGATGCGCCCGCGGTGCATACCGCGTGCCAGGACCCCGACATTTTGCGCTGGACGAGTGTCCCCTCACCGTACGGGATGAAGGACGCGGAGCGGTTCGTGGGCGCGGTCGTCCCCGACGGCTGGCGCGACGACACCACGTACAACTTCGCCCTGGTCTCCCGGGCGGACGGCTCCCTGGTGGGCGCGATGGGCCTGGTACGCCTCGCGCAGCTGCACACCCCCGAACGGCAGGCCGAGCTGGGCTACTGGACCGCCGAGGAGCACCGCGGCCGCGGCCACACCGTCGAGGCGGGCCGCGCGGTGGTGCACTGGGCCTTCCGCGACCTGGGGGTGGAGCGCCTGGAGTGGCACGCGGAGGCCGGAAACGAAGGCTCCCGGGCAGTGGCCCGCAAGCTCGGCTTCCACATGGAAGGCACCCTGCGCGCCAAGGTGGTGCGCGAGGGCATCCGCCGGGACGCCTGGATCGGCTCCCTGCTCCCGTCCGACGTGCCCGGAAGGACCGCATCGTCCGGCGCCGCAGGCACTCCCGTCCCGGACACGACGCCGTATCTGCCCTACCCCGGCTGA
- a CDS encoding winged helix-turn-helix domain-containing protein has protein sequence MTAVTQPPPLPQPVTALSRDDARRLALRAQGLLGAPDRRAGVRGVLRQLGAVQLDTISVLARSHELVPYARLGAVGRDAVEAAYWTPAPSDAPAAPPHSFEYWSHAACILPIEEWPHFAFRRRARRAKGHRWHVMEDSARSCAAVLDRLKAEGPLTTSELGGGRKGGEWWDWSETKIAVEWLLDTGDVVCTERRAWKRVYDLAERAVPDALLHDDLDDAECLRRLVAQAGAAMGVATRADLADYHRLKAEQVDAVVADSGLVPVEVEGWGKPAWADPAALDAPPRGRHRTTLLSPFDSLIWDRPRTERIFGFTHRLEAYVPRPRRIHGYFAMPLLAGGQLVGRVDPAREGTTLVARQVSLQSSKAVVPMARALGEAASWVGCDSVRVERCDDQKLAGALRAELTHMSDQ, from the coding sequence ATGACCGCCGTGACGCAGCCACCGCCTCTGCCGCAGCCTGTGACCGCCCTGTCCCGCGACGATGCCCGGCGCCTGGCGCTGCGGGCCCAGGGGCTGCTGGGCGCGCCGGACCGCCGGGCGGGGGTGCGCGGGGTGCTGCGGCAGCTGGGCGCGGTGCAGCTGGACACGATCTCGGTGCTGGCCCGCTCCCATGAGCTGGTGCCGTACGCCCGGCTCGGCGCCGTGGGCCGCGACGCCGTCGAGGCCGCTTACTGGACCCCGGCTCCTTCCGACGCGCCTGCGGCACCGCCGCACAGCTTTGAATACTGGTCGCACGCCGCCTGCATCCTCCCCATCGAGGAGTGGCCGCACTTCGCCTTCCGCCGGCGTGCCCGTCGCGCCAAGGGCCACCGCTGGCATGTCATGGAGGACTCCGCGCGCTCCTGTGCCGCCGTGCTGGACCGCCTGAAGGCCGAGGGCCCGCTCACCACTTCGGAGCTGGGTGGCGGGCGGAAGGGCGGCGAGTGGTGGGACTGGTCCGAGACCAAGATCGCGGTGGAGTGGCTGCTGGACACCGGCGACGTGGTCTGTACGGAACGCCGCGCCTGGAAGCGTGTGTACGACCTCGCCGAGCGCGCCGTCCCGGACGCGCTGCTCCACGACGATCTGGACGACGCCGAGTGCCTCCGCCGTCTGGTCGCGCAGGCCGGGGCCGCCATGGGGGTGGCCACCCGCGCCGACCTGGCGGACTACCACCGCCTCAAGGCCGAGCAGGTCGATGCCGTCGTCGCGGACTCCGGGCTGGTCCCGGTCGAGGTCGAGGGCTGGGGAAAGCCGGCGTGGGCCGACCCCGCCGCGCTGGACGCCCCGCCCCGCGGCCGGCACCGCACGACCCTGCTCTCGCCCTTCGACTCCCTGATCTGGGACCGGCCGCGCACGGAGCGGATCTTCGGCTTCACGCACCGCCTGGAGGCGTACGTCCCGCGCCCCCGGCGGATCCACGGGTATTTCGCGATGCCGCTGCTGGCCGGCGGTCAGCTGGTCGGCCGGGTGGACCCGGCCCGCGAGGGCACCACCCTCGTCGCCCGCCAGGTCTCCCTGCAGAGTTCCAAGGCCGTCGTCCCGATGGCCCGTGCGCTGGGAGAGGCCGCGAGCTGGGTGGGCTGCGACTCCGTACGCGTCGAGCGCTGCGACGACCAGAAGCTGGCCGGCGCCCTGCGCGCAGAACTCACCCACATGAGCGACCAGTAG
- a CDS encoding response regulator: MGDSFGPVRDAADHDHNAAGGDDEAGRDVSVPRKEPIRVLVVDDHALFRRGLEIVLAQEEDIQVVGEAGDGAEAVDKAADLLPDIVLMDVRMPKRGGIEACTSIKEVAPSAKIIMLTISDEEADLYDAIKAGATGYLLKEISTDEVATAIRAVADGQSQISPSMASKLLTEFKSMIQRTDERRLVPAPRLTDRELEVLKLVATGMNNRDIAKELFISENTVKNHVRNILEKLQLHSRMEAVVYAMREKILEIR, from the coding sequence ATGGGGGACAGTTTCGGTCCCGTGCGCGACGCCGCGGACCATGACCACAACGCTGCCGGGGGCGACGACGAGGCCGGCCGGGACGTCAGCGTGCCGCGCAAGGAGCCGATCCGGGTCCTGGTCGTGGACGACCACGCACTCTTCCGGCGGGGCCTGGAGATCGTTCTGGCCCAGGAAGAGGACATCCAGGTCGTCGGCGAGGCGGGGGATGGTGCGGAGGCGGTCGACAAGGCCGCGGATCTGCTGCCCGACATCGTGCTGATGGACGTGCGGATGCCCAAGCGCGGCGGAATCGAGGCGTGTACCTCCATCAAGGAGGTGGCTCCCAGCGCAAAGATCATCATGCTGACGATCAGCGACGAAGAGGCCGATCTCTACGACGCGATCAAGGCCGGAGCCACCGGCTACCTCCTCAAGGAGATCTCCACCGACGAGGTGGCGACCGCGATCCGTGCCGTGGCGGACGGGCAGTCGCAGATCAGCCCGTCGATGGCGTCCAAGCTCCTGACGGAGTTCAAGTCGATGATCCAGCGCACGGACGAGCGCAGGCTGGTGCCCGCGCCCCGGCTCACCGACCGCGAGCTGGAGGTCCTGAAGCTGGTCGCCACGGGTATGAACAACCGCGATATCGCCAAGGAACTCTTCATCTCCGAGAACACGGTGAAGAACCACGTCCGCAACATCCTGGAGAAGCTGCAACTGCACTCCCGGATGGAAGCGGTGGTGTACGCGATGCGGGAGAAGATCCTCGAGATCCGGTGA
- the hpf gene encoding ribosome hibernation-promoting factor, HPF/YfiA family, producing MDIVVKGRKTEVPERFRKHVAEKLKLDKVQKLDAKVISLDVEVSKEPNPRQADRSDRVEITLRSRGPVVRAEAAAADPYAALDLATAKLEARLRKQHDKRYSRRGNGRIPASEVAVSVPDAASLTPNGELAADVDQKVPTTRMGSIDVQGEGPLIVREKTHSAAPMLLDQALNEMELVGHDFYLFVDADTKLPSVVYRRHAYDYGVIHLNPDLFGEEEPGGAGGALGG from the coding sequence GTGGACATCGTCGTCAAGGGCCGCAAGACAGAGGTGCCCGAGCGGTTCCGCAAGCACGTGGCCGAGAAGCTGAAGCTGGACAAAGTCCAGAAGCTCGACGCCAAGGTGATCAGCCTGGACGTCGAGGTGTCCAAGGAGCCCAACCCGCGGCAGGCCGACCGTTCCGACCGAGTGGAGATCACCCTCCGCTCCCGTGGCCCGGTGGTCCGGGCCGAGGCCGCCGCAGCCGATCCGTACGCCGCGCTGGATCTGGCCACCGCGAAGCTCGAGGCGCGTCTGCGCAAGCAGCACGACAAGCGTTACTCGCGTCGCGGCAACGGCCGCATCCCGGCGAGTGAAGTCGCGGTCAGCGTGCCCGACGCCGCGAGCCTGACCCCCAACGGCGAACTCGCCGCTGACGTCGACCAGAAGGTGCCGACCACCCGTATGGGGTCGATCGACGTCCAGGGCGAGGGGCCTCTGATCGTCCGTGAGAAGACCCACTCGGCCGCGCCGATGCTGCTCGACCAGGCGCTCAACGAGATGGAGTTGGTCGGGCACGACTTCTACCTCTTCGTCGACGCCGACACCAAGCTGCCGAGCGTCGTCTACCGGCGGCACGCCTACGACTACGGCGTCATCCACTTGAACCCCGATTTGTTCGGGGAGGAGGAGCCCGGCGGCGCAGGCGGCGCGCTGGGCGGCTGA
- a CDS encoding phosphoribosyltransferase family protein → MQGVWRELAALVLPVDCAGCGRPRTELCAECRRVLARDGRGARRVRPRPSPVGLPRVWAGAPYADEVRAVLLAHKERGALPLAGPLGAVLAGAVRGLRAGDGPQLLVPVPSARRSVAGRGHDPVRRIALAAAGELRRAGTEVRVLAALRQRRVMADQAGLSARQRLANVAGALEVPGGARRLLAGRSAVLVDDLVTTGATLAEAARAVAAAGGRVSGAAVVAAPRGAFAVEGGPMEPLSRGK, encoded by the coding sequence ATGCAGGGGGTGTGGCGCGAACTGGCCGCTCTGGTGCTGCCGGTCGACTGTGCAGGGTGCGGCCGGCCGCGTACGGAGCTGTGTGCGGAGTGTCGTCGGGTGCTTGCGCGGGACGGGCGCGGGGCGCGGCGGGTACGGCCGCGGCCGAGCCCGGTGGGGTTGCCTCGGGTGTGGGCGGGGGCGCCGTACGCCGACGAGGTGCGGGCGGTGCTGCTGGCCCACAAGGAGCGGGGTGCGCTGCCGTTGGCCGGGCCGCTGGGAGCGGTGCTGGCCGGGGCCGTGCGCGGGCTGCGGGCGGGCGACGGGCCTCAGCTGCTGGTGCCGGTGCCCTCGGCTCGGAGATCGGTGGCCGGGCGGGGCCATGATCCGGTGCGCAGGATCGCGCTGGCGGCGGCCGGCGAGCTGCGGCGGGCGGGGACGGAAGTCCGGGTGCTCGCGGCGTTGCGGCAGCGGCGTGTGATGGCCGACCAGGCGGGGCTGAGCGCCCGGCAGCGGCTGGCGAATGTCGCCGGTGCCCTGGAGGTGCCGGGCGGGGCCAGGAGGCTCCTGGCGGGGCGGTCAGCCGTACTGGTGGACGATCTGGTGACCACGGGGGCGACGCTCGCCGAGGCTGCCCGGGCGGTCGCGGCGGCCGGTGGCCGGGTGAGCGGGGCGGCGGTGGTGGCGGCACCCCGGGGTGCCTTCGCCGTCGAGGGCGGACCGATGGAGCCGTTATCACGGGGAAAGTAG
- a CDS encoding LpqB family beta-propeller domain-containing protein translates to MDTERGGERGEATGSRTRARRGAGPARTFLLLGCAAVLLAGCASMPDGGDVTSVDQSPRSEGESQVRVYGVPPQDGAQPTNIVRSFLDATTSDEADFRTATQYLAKSAKRTWRPFQVTNVLQERPKPEPKALPNREDSNGYTVTLSGSQVAAVDDSHAYTPEEKPYRQTIHLIKEGGQWRIDRLPDGLVLGLSDFQRIYRSVNKYYFASYNSESGEPKASRNALVADPVYLRQRIKPITSSVEALLSGPTDWLNQVTTSAFPTGTQLAAHDLVLDDSNALLVKLSKDAVNTDHTQCQQMAAQLFFTVQDMTRASKISKVELEDNSGNSLCGLTQEDAEHDFAPSPGTGRSGKEYFIDGDHQVVAMSDSATEPTPVRGPFGTGKTPLRSVAISRGEDTAAGVSSDGRSLYVAGLEDGIERGDPLLTSTGSAKNPDRGLTAPSWDGLGDLWIADRDAHGSRLMRLREGKGAPEKVTVPGLGGRRIKAIKVAADGIRIAVLVEDKGRTTLQLGRVERDGTSTHPVLSVQELRPIAPQLEDVVAASWAGGSRLVVVGRESGGVQQMQFMETDGSTSNVQPLPGVNGVIAVAASEDENRPLIAHATEGIVRLPLDANWKTVAKEGTAPVYPG, encoded by the coding sequence GTGGACACTGAGCGCGGAGGCGAGCGCGGGGAGGCGACCGGGTCCCGTACGCGCGCCCGCAGGGGAGCCGGGCCGGCGCGGACATTCCTGCTGCTCGGCTGTGCGGCGGTACTGCTGGCCGGGTGTGCGTCGATGCCCGACGGCGGGGATGTCACGTCGGTCGACCAGTCGCCGCGCTCCGAAGGCGAGTCGCAGGTGCGGGTCTACGGCGTGCCCCCGCAGGACGGTGCGCAGCCGACCAACATCGTGCGCAGCTTCCTTGACGCCACGACCAGTGACGAGGCGGATTTCCGTACCGCCACCCAGTATCTGGCCAAGTCGGCGAAGCGGACCTGGCGGCCGTTCCAGGTCACCAATGTGCTCCAGGAACGCCCGAAGCCGGAGCCGAAGGCGCTGCCCAACCGGGAGGACTCCAACGGCTACACGGTCACCCTGTCCGGCAGCCAGGTGGCGGCGGTGGACGACAGCCACGCCTACACCCCTGAGGAGAAGCCGTACCGCCAGACGATCCACCTCATCAAGGAGGGCGGACAGTGGCGTATCGACCGGCTGCCCGATGGGCTGGTGCTCGGGCTGTCCGACTTCCAGCGCATCTACCGCTCCGTCAACAAGTACTACTTCGCGTCCTACAACTCGGAGTCGGGAGAGCCGAAGGCGAGCCGGAACGCGCTTGTCGCGGATCCCGTCTACCTCCGGCAGCGAATAAAGCCGATCACCTCCAGTGTGGAGGCGCTGCTGTCCGGGCCCACCGACTGGCTGAACCAGGTGACGACTTCGGCGTTCCCGACCGGCACCCAGCTCGCCGCGCACGATCTGGTGTTGGACGACTCGAACGCGCTGCTGGTCAAGCTCAGCAAGGACGCGGTGAACACCGACCACACCCAGTGCCAGCAGATGGCGGCTCAGCTCTTCTTCACCGTGCAGGACATGACGCGGGCCTCGAAGATCAGCAAGGTGGAGCTCGAGGACAACAGTGGCAACTCGCTGTGCGGGCTGACCCAGGAGGACGCCGAGCACGACTTCGCACCCTCCCCGGGCACCGGGCGCTCCGGCAAGGAGTACTTCATCGACGGTGACCACCAGGTCGTCGCCATGTCGGACTCCGCGACTGAACCGACGCCGGTGCGCGGGCCGTTCGGAACGGGCAAGACCCCGCTGCGCTCGGTCGCCATCTCGCGCGGGGAGGACACCGCGGCCGGAGTGTCGAGCGACGGCCGGTCCCTGTATGTGGCCGGCCTGGAGGACGGCATCGAGCGTGGCGATCCGCTGCTGACCAGTACCGGTTCGGCCAAGAACCCCGATAGGGGGCTGACGGCACCGAGCTGGGACGGTCTGGGCGACCTGTGGATCGCGGACCGCGATGCGCACGGTTCGCGGCTGATGCGGCTGCGCGAGGGCAAGGGCGCTCCCGAAAAGGTGACGGTACCCGGTCTCGGCGGGCGGCGGATCAAGGCGATCAAGGTGGCCGCTGACGGTATCCGGATCGCGGTCCTGGTGGAGGACAAGGGGCGTACGACACTCCAGCTGGGCCGGGTCGAGCGCGACGGCACTTCCACGCATCCGGTGCTTTCGGTGCAGGAGCTCCGGCCGATCGCACCGCAGTTGGAGGATGTGGTGGCGGCGTCCTGGGCGGGCGGCAGCCGACTGGTGGTCGTCGGACGGGAGTCCGGCGGGGTTCAGCAGATGCAGTTCATGGAGACCGACGGCTCGACGTCGAACGTGCAGCCGCTGCCCGGCGTCAACGGCGTCATAGCGGTGGCGGCCTCGGAGGACGAGAACAGGCCGCTGATCGCCCACGCCACTGAGGGCATCGTGCGGCTGCCTCTGGACGCGAACTGGAAGACGGTGGCGAAGGAAGGGACGGCGCCGGTCTACCCCGGGTGA